GCGGCAAGAGATTTGAGTTGTTCGATGCGAACCCCGTCATCGGAAGGTTCATAGGAGGTTGCTGCCTGCGAGGGGGCCGGAGGCGATGGCCGGGCTAGCCGTGTCCTGGCCAGGACGTAGGCGATCCAGCCGAGTGTCGACACGGCGAGCAGCCCGGCGAAAAGCCAGGTTAGGTACCAGTAGCTGCTGCCGTGCCCGAACGCGAGGCTCGGCCGGACGAAGCCGTTCACCTCGCCGTCGACCTGCACGTCATAGGTGCCGGCGGCAGGGATCTGCACGATCCACACCCGGCGGTGTGCGTCCCCGTTCATCGTGGTCGAGCCGCCGATGCTTTCGCGCACTTGGGGGTCGGCCACCCCGGCCGGAGGAAAGATCGACAGGCCCAGCTCGGGGATGGGCAACCCGTTGTCGCCGGATACCCAGGAGTGGAAGCTGACGGTCACCTCGCCTGCGGGCAGTTCCAGCTGCGTGTTACCGGGAATCTTCACCTCGCCGTAGGCGTCGAACTTGTCCAACACGAACACGTTGAGGATGAGGGTGACGATGAGGCCAACCACACCGCAGACCGTCGCGGCGCTGAGCGTCAGCAGGCTCACTCGGCTCTTGCTCATGCCGCGAAGTCTGTCACGTGTGGCGCTCGCACCTCTAGCATCGGACAAATGGACTTCGCCCCGTCTGACCGTGCCGCCGAACTGACCGCCGCCGTCCGCGAGTTCATCGACGGGGAGATCATGCCGGTGGAACGAGCGGTACTGGCGCACCACGACCAGCTGCTGGGAGCCCGTTCGGGCACGGCGGCCGAGCTGTGGAAAGTGCCACCGGAGCTGGACACGTTGAAGACGAAGGCGCGCGCCGTGGGGTTGTGGAACCTCTTTCTGCCCGACCCAGAATTGGGTGGTGGGCTGTCCAACGCCGATTACGCGCCGCTGGCCGAGCAGATGGGCAGATCCCTGTTCGCGCCCACCGTATTCAATTGCAACGCACCCGATTCCGGGAACATGGAGGTGCTGCACCGGTACGGCAGCCAGGAGCAGAAGGAGGTGTGGCTCGAACCGTTGCTTGAGGGCGATATCCGCTCGGCGTTCTGTATGACCGAACCCGATGTCGCGTCTTCGGATGCCACCAACATGGCCGCCACCGCCGTCGTCGACGGCGACGAGGTGGTGATCAACGGACGCAAGTGGTGGAGCACCGGTGTGGGGCACCCCGACTGTAGGGTGATCATCTTCATGGGGTTGACCGACCCCGATGCGCATCGGTATGCCCGCCACTCGATGGTGCTGGTCCCGATGGACACCCCAGGTGTGACCGTCGAACGGATGCTGCCGACGATGGGCTTCTACGATGAGCCGGGCGGCCACGGGGTGGTGTCCTTCGACAACGTGCGCCTTCCGGTCGACGCGTTTATCGCGGGGCCGGGCAAGGGATTCGAGATTGCCCAGGGCAGGCTGGGCCCGGGCCGGGTGCACCACGCGATGCGTCTGATCGGTCTGGCCGAGGTGGCGCTGGAGCACGCGTGCCGCCGTGGGCTGGATCGCACCGCATTCGGCAAACCGTTGGTGAATCTGGGCGGAAACCGCGAACGCATTGCCGACGCGCGCATCGCCATCAACCAGACCCGGCTATTGGTCATGCATGCGGCCTGGCTGCTGGACACGATAGGCATCATGGGTGCGTTGTCTGCGGTGTCCGAGATCAAGGTGGCGGCCCCGAACATGGCTCAGCAAGTCATCGACATGGCCATTCAAATGCATGGCGGTGGAGGCCTTTCCAACGACTTCCCGCTAGCGGCAGCCTGGGTGAACGCCCGCGCGTTGCGCTTGGCCGACGGCCCAGACGAGGTCCACCGCGGTGTGGTGGCCCGAATCGAGCTGGCCAAATACGCTAGCGAGTGACGGTGAGCGCGTAGCGCATTCCGCGATGCAGGCTGGCCCCCACCAGCAGCCCGAGTGCGATCGAGAAGATCGCCATGCAGGTGTCGATCAGCGCGGTGAGGTTGGCATGCCCGGTGGCGGCGACCTCGCTGACGTTCACAAAACTCAATGCGCCCGGCACCAGACACCAGAAGGCGGCCAGTAGCAATACGATTGCCGACGGTGCGCCCTTGAACCGCGCCGCGAACAGCGCGAAGGGAACGACGGCGACCGCGCCGACGAAACCCGTCATCGCCGGTGCCAGGAACAGACCACCGAGTCGTTGGCCCAGCATGGCGACGCCGATTGCCAGCACCAGCCAGATCAGCGACCCGCGCGGTGCGGACTTGTAGAGATAGAACCCCACCGCGATCACCGGCACCGCCAGTGCGATCGTCCAACTACCCAGAGGCGGCCCCAGTGGTGAGGGCTCCAGTGGCCCAGCCACTTTCACGCCGATCACCACGCCGAACGCCAGTAGCATCAATTGGGCAATGCCGTACACGATGCGGGTGGACCCGGCCATCAGCTGGGTACTGGTCAGTTCCAGGGCCCCGATGGTGAGGGTCACCCCGGGA
The nucleotide sequence above comes from Mycobacteroides saopaulense. Encoded proteins:
- a CDS encoding SHOCT domain-containing protein translates to MSKSRVSLLTLSAATVCGVVGLIVTLILNVFVLDKFDAYGEVKIPGNTQLELPAGEVTVSFHSWVSGDNGLPIPELGLSIFPPAGVADPQVRESIGGSTTMNGDAHRRVWIVQIPAAGTYDVQVDGEVNGFVRPSLAFGHGSSYWYLTWLFAGLLAVSTLGWIAYVLARTRLARPSPPAPSQAATSYEPSDDGVRIEQLKSLAALRDSGALSEAEFKAEKRRVLGGD
- a CDS encoding acyl-CoA dehydrogenase family protein, with the translated sequence MDFAPSDRAAELTAAVREFIDGEIMPVERAVLAHHDQLLGARSGTAAELWKVPPELDTLKTKARAVGLWNLFLPDPELGGGLSNADYAPLAEQMGRSLFAPTVFNCNAPDSGNMEVLHRYGSQEQKEVWLEPLLEGDIRSAFCMTEPDVASSDATNMAATAVVDGDEVVINGRKWWSTGVGHPDCRVIIFMGLTDPDAHRYARHSMVLVPMDTPGVTVERMLPTMGFYDEPGGHGVVSFDNVRLPVDAFIAGPGKGFEIAQGRLGPGRVHHAMRLIGLAEVALEHACRRGLDRTAFGKPLVNLGGNRERIADARIAINQTRLLVMHAAWLLDTIGIMGALSAVSEIKVAAPNMAQQVIDMAIQMHGGGGLSNDFPLAAAWVNARALRLADGPDEVHRGVVARIELAKYASE